A window from Schistosoma haematobium chromosome 1, whole genome shotgun sequence encodes these proteins:
- a CDS encoding hypothetical protein (EggNog:ENOG4112SAZ~COG:K), whose translation MRSNCNGGSGVIPSQPYSNVKSEDNEDDGCVDEDDEDENDVEQPSIADIEKMNNNNGCDQICQPSDNDKQKFDQIDIQSNVRFVVEPQSTFGIHPRNSINTVTETHMRPALFTNLPKSTSHLPDHVNNILVSKQSSMPYIIQHSSNNQITLPVDCANLNDTHLVDDSTYMNTSLNHSFPHTTVMNSNTSENFSPTNNTGQMQCTLLTPTPYTQDLKVDQPIFILSSVVSNNHSNQNILNTNLTSSVNMEPERKFSELFRLLILLQTYALKAYYIDIRLFRVSP comes from the exons ATGAGATCGAATTGTAACGGCGGATCCGGTGTTATCCCGTCACAGCCTTATTCAAATGTGAAAAGCGAAGACAACGAGGACGATGGCTGCGTTGACGAAGATGATGAAGATGAGAATGATGTGGAGCAACCTTCCATTGCAGATATAGAGAAGATGAACAATAACAATGGTTGTGATCAAATTTGTCAGCCAAGTGACAATGATAAACAGAAGTTCGATCAAATTGACATTCAATCAAATGTGAGATTTGTTGTTGAACCACAGTCTACATTTGGTATTCATCCTCGAAATTCAATAAATACTGTAACAGAAACTCATATGAGACCG GCATTGTTTACTAATTTACCAAAATCAACTAGCCATC TTCCTGATCACGTAAATAACATTTTAGTATCAAAACAATCTTCTATGCCCTACATTATTCAACATTCATCTAATAACCAAATAACATTACCAGTAGATTGTGCAAATTTGAATGATACACATTTAGTTGACGATAGTACTTATATGAATACATCTTTAAATCATTCTTTCCCGCATACAACTGTTATGAATTCAAATACATCGGAAAATTTCTCTCCTACTAATAATACAGGTCAAATGCAGTGTACATTATTGACGCCAACACCGTATACTCAAGATTTAAAAGTTGATCAAcctatatttattttatcatctGTTGTATCCAATAATCATTCTAATCAAAATATACTGAATACAAATCTAACCTCCTCAGTGAATATGGAACCTGAACGTAAGTTTTCGGAATTATTTCGGTTACTAATTTTATTACAAACATATGCATTAAAAGCGTATTATATAGATATTAGACTATTTCGGGTTAGTCCTTAA